ATCAAAGGGCAAAATACGCAGATTCGGCTCCGCTATCATCCCCATGGATGAGGCTCTGGCTCTTGTTTCTCTGGATGTCTCGGGCCGTCCGTTTCTTGAATTCAATGTTAAATTCAAAAATATAAGAAACGCAGATTTTGATTACCGCCTTCTGGAGGATTTCTTCAGGGCGCTTTCCGTAAAGGCGGGAATCACAATACACATCGTCTCTCTTGCCGGGCGCGACAATCATCATATATGCGAATCTGTGTTCAAGGCCTTCGGCAAAGCCCTCGCCGAAGCTCTCAAGTCCTCGTCCAGAAAAGTGGCCTCGACCAAAGGCCTTATCTGAATGCTGATCATACCGGCTATTGATTTAAGGAGAGGAAAGGCCGTGCGCCTTTTCAAGGGCCGGCCGGAAGAAGAAAAAGTTTATTTTGACGACCCCGCGACGGTCGCCGAGTCTTTCGCGAGGCAGGGGGCGAAAAGAATACATATTGTGAATCTTGACGGGGCCTTCGGTGAGGAAGATTCCCTTAACCGAACGGCGATCAGGGACATAAGAAAAGCCGCGGCCGCGGTTCTGGAAGTGGGGGGCGGAATAAGGAATTTCGCGCAGGCGAGGGAATATCTTTCCGCGGGTGTGGACAGGATAATAATAGGCTCTCTTTATTTTGACAACATCCAGGACTTCGGCGAGATAGTTTCCCGGTTGCCCGGAAAAGTCATGAT
This is a stretch of genomic DNA from Candidatus Omnitrophota bacterium. It encodes these proteins:
- the hisB gene encoding imidazoleglycerol-phosphate dehydratase (catalyzes the dehydration of D-erythro-1-(imidazol-4-yl)glycerol 3-phosphate to 3-(imidazol-4-yl)-2-oxopropyl phosphate in histidine biosynthesis) encodes the protein SKGKIRRFGSAIIPMDEALALVSLDVSGRPFLEFNVKFKNIRNADFDYRLLEDFFRALSVKAGITIHIVSLAGRDNHHICESVFKAFGKALAEALKSSSRKVASTKGLI
- the hisA gene encoding 1-(5-phosphoribosyl)-5-[(5-phosphoribosylamino)methylideneamino]imidazole-4-carboxamide isomerase; protein product: MLIIPAIDLRRGKAVRLFKGRPEEEKVYFDDPATVAESFARQGAKRIHIVNLDGAFGEEDSLNRTAIRDIRKAAAAVLEVGGGIRNFAQAREYLSAGVDRIIIGSLYFDNIQDFGEIVSRLPGKVMISADVGEGSVRIHGWKDSSPLTLKEFLTALRTRNIKEVVVTQIERDGTLEGINADFYSELASMTDMDIIASGGVSCMEDIAALSKTGVAGVITGKAIYENKLDLQEAIKKYGSN